Proteins found in one Buchnera aphidicola (Hyadaphis tataricae) genomic segment:
- the tmk gene encoding dTMP kinase yields the protein MQKNKFIVIEGLEGAGKTHACKCIRNTLQEHNIKNIILVRQPGGTPIAEKIRQLTKKISQEKIVKETELLLMYAARIQLVETIIKPALKNGKWVISDRHSLSSLAYQGGGLGIKKKIILQLHDLFLKNFFPDLTIYLDVTPKIGLKRVANRSLLDQIESRSVNFFKKTRAVYLKNINNNENFIKINANLNIHTVTKKITKELSNWLKKNQ from the coding sequence ATGCAAAAAAATAAATTTATTGTAATTGAAGGGTTAGAGGGTGCAGGAAAAACGCATGCCTGCAAATGTATTAGAAACACATTACAAGAACATAATATTAAAAATATCATCTTAGTAAGACAACCAGGCGGTACACCTATCGCAGAAAAAATAAGACAGTTAACAAAAAAAATCAGTCAAGAAAAAATCGTTAAAGAAACTGAATTATTATTAATGTATGCCGCAAGAATACAGTTAGTTGAAACAATAATAAAACCTGCATTAAAAAATGGAAAATGGGTCATCTCTGACCGTCATAGTTTATCTTCTTTAGCCTATCAAGGTGGAGGTTTAGGAATTAAAAAAAAAATTATACTGCAATTACACGATTTATTTTTAAAAAATTTTTTTCCAGATTTAACAATTTACTTAGATGTAACTCCAAAAATAGGATTAAAAAGAGTTGCAAATCGAAGTTTATTAGATCAAATTGAAAGTAGATCTGTAAATTTTTTTAAAAAAACCAGAGCAGTTTATTTGAAAAATATTAATAATAATGAAAATTTTATTAAAATTAATGCTAATTTAAACATTCATACTGTAACTAAAAAGATTACAAAAGAATTATCTAATTGGCTAAAAAAAAATCAATGA
- a CDS encoding DNA polymerase III subunit delta' C-terminal domain-containing protein has product MAKKKSMKLYPWLRQTYKNIIYQYKKKTAHHAILIKTQKGLGTSELIWFISKWLLCLKRIDIYFCNQCHGCTLMNAHNHPDWHNFKNEKNEKLQVDDVRKINNKIFKSAQQGGPKIIFLENIKNLTEPAMNAFLKTLEEPPKNTWFLIINYHSLDIFATLHSRCVLYKVFTPTEKDSLQWLNNNQINNDALYLTALRINAGSPISSKKFLDGTLWMERIKFYQHFIKAFKKKDLLELLKILNTTNTHTKINWICSLLLDAIKFHYTQDQYLINLDQLEIIKFLSKNYTNDVLDISIRNWMQCRYRLLNISGINYELLMAEQLLRWETILHF; this is encoded by the coding sequence TTGGCTAAAAAAAAATCAATGAAATTATATCCTTGGCTCAGACAAACATATAAAAATATTATTTATCAATATAAAAAAAAGACAGCTCATCATGCTATTTTAATAAAAACACAAAAAGGATTAGGCACATCTGAACTAATCTGGTTCATCAGTAAATGGTTATTATGTCTTAAACGTATTGATATATACTTTTGCAACCAATGTCATGGATGCACATTAATGAATGCTCATAACCATCCAGATTGGCATAATTTCAAAAATGAAAAAAATGAGAAATTGCAAGTAGATGATGTAAGAAAAATTAATAATAAAATTTTTAAAAGTGCACAACAAGGTGGTCCTAAAATTATTTTTTTGGAAAATATTAAAAACTTGACAGAACCTGCAATGAATGCATTTTTAAAAACACTAGAAGAACCACCAAAAAATACTTGGTTTTTAATTATAAACTATCACAGCTTAGATATCTTTGCAACATTACATAGTCGTTGTGTTTTGTATAAAGTGTTTACTCCAACAGAAAAAGATAGTTTGCAATGGTTAAATAACAATCAAATTAACAATGATGCATTATATTTAACTGCATTACGCATTAATGCAGGTTCTCCTATATCTTCAAAAAAATTTCTCGATGGAACATTATGGATGGAACGAATCAAGTTCTATCAACATTTTATTAAAGCTTTTAAAAAAAAAGATTTACTTGAATTATTAAAAATATTAAATACAACTAATACTCACACTAAAATTAACTGGATATGTTCACTATTATTAGATGCTATTAAATTTCATTATACTCAAGACCAATATTTAATTAATCTTGATCAATTAGAAATTATTAAATTTTTGTCTAAGAATTATACAAATGATGTTTTAGATATTAGCATTCGAAATTGGATGCAGTGTAGATAT